The genomic segment ATCACGTGACGGTGCCAACGCGGGTTATCGACTCGGGAGCTTTTGAGGAGGGGATACCCAAGCTGGACGGCTCGTCTATACGAGGCTTCACTGATATTCACAACTCGGACATGGTACTGATGCCGGACCCGTCTACCCTGGCTATCATCCCATGGATACCCGAGGAGCAGAGGACGGCGCGGCTTATATGCGATGTTCACTGGGGCTATGGGAAGGGTCGGTTCTCTCGAGACCCGAGGGCTATATCACAGAGGGCGGAGGAGGTGCTGAGGGCCAATGGATTCGACCACTCGCTGTGGGGACCGGAGATAGAGTTCTTTATATTCGACAGGGTACGATGGGACACGTCGTCGCCGCAGCGGGGGATGGGATACAGCATTGAGTCCACGGAGGCGGCGTGGAACAGCGCGGGGAGCAACTACCCGATCCGATTTAAGGAAGGGTACTTTCCAGTGCCGCCGCACGACTCGCTGATGGAGTTCCGGAGCAAGTGCAACCTGACGCTGGAAGGGCATTTCGGCATCGCCACGGACGCGCACCACCACGAGGTGGCAACGGCGGGCCAGTGCGAAATCGACATGTACCGGGACTACCTGACCACCATGGCGGACTCGTCGGTGACGTACAAGTACGTTATCAAGAACCTGGCGCATCAGGCGGGGAAAATCGCCACGTTTATGCCGAAGCCGATGTTCGGGGACAACGGGTCGGGGATGCACACCAACGTAAGCCTGTGGCGCAACGGGACGAACCTATTTTACGACGGCGATGACGAGTACGCGGAGTTGAGCCAGCTTGGCCGGTACTTTGCGGCGGGGCTTATACAGCACAGCCGGGCGCTGACGGCTATCTGCTGCCCGACGACCAACTCCTACCGGCGGCTGGTGCCGGGTTACGAGGCGCCGGTGAACGTGGCGTGGAGCCGGAGCAACCGGTCTTCCAACGTGAGGGTGCCGACGTACAAGCGGGGGCTAAGGTTCGCGGGGCAGAAGAGGCTGGAGTTCCGGACGCCGGACCCGTCGTGCAACCCGTACCTGTCCTTCGCGGCGGTGACAGCGGCTGGACTGGACGGCATCAAGCGGAAGCTGGACCTGCCGTCGCCGGTGGATGAGGATATCTACGCGCTGTCGGACAGGGAGAAGAGAGAGCGCGAGATTGGGGAGCTGCCGGGGAGCCTGCGGGAGGCCATCGAGGCGTTGAAGTCGGACATGGACTTCCTGTCGCCGATATTCACCGAGGACGTTCTGGACAAGATTATCCAGAACGGCGAGCGGGAGCATATGGAGGTGGCGGCGCGGCCACACCCGCAGGAGTTCCAGTTCTACTTCGACATATAGGGCAGATAGGCTAGGCACTGAAATGATGGCTGAGAGAAATGAGGCCCAGGAGTATGTCCTGGCCATGGCGCGGGAGAGCAACGTTAAGTTCATCCGGCTGTGGTTTGTGGATATCCTAGGGAATCTAAAAGGCTTCGCGATAACGGTGGAGGAGCTGGAGGACGCGCTGACCAAGGGCGTGGTGTTCGATGGGGCGTCCATAGAAGGGTTCACGCGCATAAGCGAGACGGACATGGT from the SAR202 cluster bacterium genome contains:
- the glnA gene encoding type I glutamate--ammonia ligase, translating into MGFTVTEQGEMKPLKRTADEAMEVLKRHKVKFVDLQFTDMPGRLHHVTVPTRVIDSGAFEEGIPKLDGSSIRGFTDIHNSDMVLMPDPSTLAIIPWIPEEQRTARLICDVHWGYGKGRFSRDPRAISQRAEEVLRANGFDHSLWGPEIEFFIFDRVRWDTSSPQRGMGYSIESTEAAWNSAGSNYPIRFKEGYFPVPPHDSLMEFRSKCNLTLEGHFGIATDAHHHEVATAGQCEIDMYRDYLTTMADSSVTYKYVIKNLAHQAGKIATFMPKPMFGDNGSGMHTNVSLWRNGTNLFYDGDDEYAELSQLGRYFAAGLIQHSRALTAICCPTTNSYRRLVPGYEAPVNVAWSRSNRSSNVRVPTYKRGLRFAGQKRLEFRTPDPSCNPYLSFAAVTAAGLDGIKRKLDLPSPVDEDIYALSDREKREREIGELPGSLREAIEALKSDMDFLSPIFTEDVLDKIIQNGEREHMEVAARPHPQEFQFYFDI